In Phlebotomus papatasi isolate M1 chromosome 1, Ppap_2.1, whole genome shotgun sequence, the following proteins share a genomic window:
- the LOC129807388 gene encoding troponin C-like — translation MELDKDQLKLLKNAFDAFDTEKNGYIQTDMIGMILEMLGQTLDDKSLAAVIREHDQRQTGKLDFEKFAQLASKYVEVEEDMEIVQRELKEAFRLYDKEGKGYLTLEVLRDILRELDDKITEDDLDMMIDEIDADGSGTVDFDEFMEVMTG, via the exons GAACTCGACAAAGATCAACTCAAGT TACTGAAAAATGCCTTTGATGCCTTTGATACGGAAAAGAATGGTTACATTCAGACTGATATGATTGGGATGATTTTGGAAATGCTTGGTCAGACACTGGATGATAAGTCTCTGGCAGCAG TAATTCGGGAGCATGATCAGCGACAAACTGGCAAGttagattttgaaaagtttGCGCAATTAGCATCGAAATATGTGGAGGTCGAGGAGGACATGGAAATTGTACAGAGGGAACTCAAAGAGGCTTTTCGACTCTATGACAAAGAGGGCAAAGGTTATTTAACACTTGAAGTCTTGAGGGATATTTTGAGGGAATTGGATGATAAAATTACTGAGGACGACCTCGACATGATGATTGACGAAATCGACGCCGATGGGTCAGGAACTGTTGATTTCGATG AATTCATGGAAGTCATGACAGGTTAA
- the LOC129807379 gene encoding troponin C, isoallergen Bla g 6.0101-like isoform X1, with translation MELLDEEQIKILQNAFKAFDTDNHVLTEDIGTILEMLGHKMDDQSLRTLIRTHDPRNTGKLNFEQFCALAGDYVDVEEDQDAIREELREAFRMYDKYGVGYLTTDVLRDILHELDDKITEEDLDMMIDEIDADGSGTVDFEEFMEVMTGE, from the exons GAATTGCTCGAcgaagaacaaattaaaa TCCTTCAAAATGCTTTCAAAGCCTTCGATACTGATAATCATGTTCTCACAGAAGACATTGGAACAATCTTAGAAATGCTTG GTCACAAGATGGATGATCAGTCTCTTAGAACTCTCATTAGGACTCATGATCCTCGAAACACGggaaaactcaattttgaaCAGTTTTGCGCTTTGGCCGGAGATTACGTGGATGTTGAGGAAGATCAAGATGCCATACGTGAGGAGCTTAGAGAGGCTTTTCGCATGTACGACAAATATGGTGTTGGATATCTAACCACTGACGTCCTTAGGGACATCCTTCATGAATTGGACGACAAAATCACTGAAGAAGATCTTGATATGATGATTGATGAAATTGATGCTGATGGATCTGGAACTGTTGATTTTGAAG AATTTATGGAAGTTATGACTGGTGAGTAA
- the LOC129807379 gene encoding troponin C, isoallergen Bla g 6.0101-like isoform X2, giving the protein MELLDEEQIKILQNAFKAFDTDNHVLTEDIGTILEMLGHKMDDQSLRTLIRTHDPRNTGKLNFEQFCALAGDYVDVEEDQDAIREELREAFRMYDKYGVGYLTTDVLRDILHELDDKITEEDLDMMIDEIDADGSGTVDFEEFMEVMTG; this is encoded by the exons GAATTGCTCGAcgaagaacaaattaaaa TCCTTCAAAATGCTTTCAAAGCCTTCGATACTGATAATCATGTTCTCACAGAAGACATTGGAACAATCTTAGAAATGCTTG GTCACAAGATGGATGATCAGTCTCTTAGAACTCTCATTAGGACTCATGATCCTCGAAACACGggaaaactcaattttgaaCAGTTTTGCGCTTTGGCCGGAGATTACGTGGATGTTGAGGAAGATCAAGATGCCATACGTGAGGAGCTTAGAGAGGCTTTTCGCATGTACGACAAATATGGTGTTGGATATCTAACCACTGACGTCCTTAGGGACATCCTTCATGAATTGGACGACAAAATCACTGAAGAAGATCTTGATATGATGATTGATGAAATTGATGCTGATGGATCTGGAACTGTTGATTTTGAAG AATTTATGGAAGTTATGACTG gtTAA